One window of Robiginitalea biformata HTCC2501 genomic DNA carries:
- a CDS encoding S8 family serine peptidase, whose translation MSKSILLFLLIFPAAWALAQPAGERYRVYTSREYQVREKQIREQQAREHNAREHQLRANANRSARHRLRGWHLADWKQDSLPGISLEKAYAWLDTHKSGHTGEEVVVAVLDTKLDIRHEAIRDNLWTNPGEIPGNGLDDDGNGYTDDVHGWNFLGNSAGEDVLYQLSETARAARLLEQIDTAALRLSDPKRLATLQKYAAAYREDAAFFRENYRALDSILSREEAALRDQAALGDNAALRDGEALRNGAANQNVAALRESRALREQRNAIAIQKQFFYNPDYQERAITGDRPDDLYDRRYGNPVISGRAPMEHALGVAGVLAARPNNRLGVADVSEKIRIMPVVMVAEGDEHDKDVALAIRYAVDNGAKIINMSWGKRQSLYPKWVQDAIRYASQRDVLLVHSAGNTADDLDAVDYYPLDYTPDGEFTESFLSVGALSPRKGPALVASFSNYGQRNVDLFAPGNFIFTPHTGNGYAYKQGTSYAAPLVAGVAALVWSHYPDFTAAEIKDILMASATRVDGEVYLPRKTRSASPQRVPFTRLCKSGGILNAFAALQLAAVRNRTRL comes from the coding sequence ATGTCGAAAAGTATCCTGTTATTCCTGTTGATTTTCCCTGCCGCCTGGGCACTGGCGCAGCCTGCGGGCGAACGGTACCGAGTGTACACGTCCCGGGAGTACCAGGTACGTGAAAAACAAATCCGCGAGCAGCAGGCCCGGGAACACAACGCCCGGGAACACCAGTTACGGGCGAACGCGAACCGGAGCGCACGCCATAGGCTCAGGGGCTGGCACCTGGCAGACTGGAAGCAGGACAGCCTGCCGGGGATTAGCCTGGAGAAGGCCTACGCCTGGCTGGACACCCATAAGAGCGGCCACACCGGAGAGGAGGTGGTGGTAGCCGTGCTCGATACCAAACTCGACATCCGCCACGAGGCGATCCGCGACAACCTCTGGACGAATCCGGGTGAAATCCCGGGCAACGGCCTGGACGATGACGGCAACGGGTATACGGACGACGTGCACGGCTGGAATTTCCTGGGGAATTCAGCCGGGGAAGACGTGCTGTACCAACTGAGCGAAACGGCCCGGGCGGCCCGCCTCCTGGAACAAATCGATACGGCGGCGCTGAGGCTCTCAGACCCCAAACGGCTGGCCACCCTGCAGAAGTACGCGGCGGCCTACCGGGAAGACGCCGCCTTTTTCCGGGAGAACTACCGCGCCCTGGATTCCATCCTCAGCCGGGAGGAAGCAGCCCTGCGGGATCAGGCTGCACTCGGGGATAATGCGGCACTGCGGGATGGTGAAGCCCTCCGGAATGGGGCAGCCAACCAGAATGTGGCGGCACTCCGGGAATCCCGGGCGCTCCGGGAGCAACGCAATGCCATCGCCATCCAAAAGCAGTTCTTCTACAACCCGGATTACCAGGAACGGGCCATTACCGGCGACCGGCCCGACGACCTGTACGACCGCCGGTACGGGAACCCGGTAATTTCCGGACGGGCACCCATGGAACACGCCCTTGGGGTGGCCGGGGTGCTGGCGGCCCGGCCCAACAATCGCCTCGGGGTTGCCGATGTTTCCGAGAAGATCCGGATCATGCCCGTGGTGATGGTGGCCGAAGGGGATGAACACGACAAGGATGTGGCCCTGGCCATCCGATATGCCGTGGACAACGGGGCCAAAATCATCAACATGAGCTGGGGGAAGCGCCAGTCGCTGTATCCCAAGTGGGTGCAGGACGCCATCCGCTATGCCTCCCAGCGGGACGTGCTGCTGGTACACTCCGCCGGGAATACGGCCGATGACCTGGATGCCGTGGATTACTACCCGCTGGACTACACCCCGGATGGGGAATTTACCGAGTCCTTCCTGAGCGTGGGAGCCCTGTCGCCCCGAAAAGGACCCGCCCTGGTTGCCTCCTTCAGCAATTACGGCCAGCGCAACGTGGACCTGTTTGCCCCGGGGAACTTCATCTTTACCCCCCATACGGGGAACGGTTATGCCTATAAGCAGGGGACTTCCTATGCCGCACCCCTCGTGGCCGGGGTGGCCGCCCTGGTGTGGTCCCACTATCCGGATTTTACGGCTGCGGAAATCAAGGACATCCTTATGGCTTCGGCCACACGGGTGGATGGGGAGGTGTATTTGCCCCGGAAAACCCGGTCTGCATCCCCTCAGCGGGTTCCCTTTACGCGGCTCTGCAAATCCGGGGGCATCCTCAATGCGTTTGCCGCCCTGCAGCTGGCCGCAGTCCGGAACCGGACCCGTTTATAA
- a CDS encoding DmpA family aminopeptidase: protein MRCLFLFRTPRPLNLFLALAGMLFLQMSSPLHSQNRLRDHGIELGVLRPGTHNAITDVPGVSVGHTTLIEDVDTSGGNAETTGGPAGSPSGHTTIRSGVTAILPHGGNIFQEKVPAAIHIGNGFGKLAGYSQVEELGNIETPIILTNTLSVPSAMDALISYTLGLPGNEEVRSVNAVVGETNDGYLNDIRGRHITEAHVLEAIENARGGAVAEGNVGAGTGTMAFGYKGGIGTSSRVLPERFNGYTVGVLVQSNFGGVLTLNGRNLAKALNRVPRNYRYDTDGSCMMVVFTDAPLDARNLKRLAKRCMLGLARTGGIASNGSGDYVIAVSTAESNRIPHTPEGMVAEVPTVSNDFMSPLFLAAIEATEEAIWNSLFAAETLDGRDGHRAEALPVAKVLELVRE, encoded by the coding sequence ATGAGATGCTTATTTTTATTCCGGACCCCGCGTCCGCTGAACCTTTTCCTGGCACTTGCAGGGATGCTTTTTCTCCAGATGTCTTCACCCCTCCATAGCCAAAATCGCCTCCGCGACCACGGGATTGAATTGGGCGTATTGCGCCCGGGAACTCACAATGCCATCACCGATGTGCCCGGGGTGAGCGTAGGCCATACGACGCTTATCGAGGATGTGGATACCTCGGGAGGGAATGCAGAAACCACAGGCGGGCCCGCAGGCTCCCCAAGTGGACACACCACCATCCGGTCAGGGGTTACCGCCATCCTCCCGCACGGGGGGAACATCTTCCAGGAGAAGGTGCCGGCGGCCATCCACATCGGCAACGGCTTTGGCAAGCTGGCGGGGTATTCCCAGGTGGAAGAGCTCGGGAATATCGAGACGCCCATTATCCTCACCAATACGCTCAGCGTGCCCTCGGCCATGGACGCGCTTATATCTTATACGCTAGGGCTCCCGGGCAATGAGGAAGTACGTTCGGTCAATGCCGTGGTGGGGGAGACCAACGACGGTTACCTGAACGATATACGCGGCCGACATATTACCGAAGCCCACGTGTTGGAAGCCATTGAAAACGCCCGGGGCGGGGCCGTGGCCGAAGGCAATGTGGGGGCCGGGACAGGGACGATGGCCTTTGGCTACAAAGGCGGGATCGGCACCTCCTCCCGGGTGCTGCCCGAGCGGTTCAACGGGTATACGGTGGGGGTGCTTGTACAGTCCAATTTTGGCGGGGTGCTTACCCTGAACGGCAGGAACCTGGCGAAGGCGCTTAATCGCGTACCCCGGAATTACCGGTACGACACGGACGGGTCCTGCATGATGGTGGTGTTTACCGACGCCCCCCTGGATGCCCGCAACTTAAAGCGGCTCGCCAAACGTTGCATGCTGGGACTGGCCCGGACCGGGGGCATCGCCTCGAATGGGAGCGGGGATTACGTAATAGCCGTTTCCACTGCGGAATCCAATCGCATCCCCCATACCCCGGAGGGCATGGTTGCTGAGGTGCCCACCGTCTCCAATGATTTTATGTCCCCCCTGTTTTTGGCTGCCATCGAGGCCACCGAGGAAGCCATCTGGAATTCCCTGTTTGCGGCCGAAACCCTGGATGGCCGGGACGGTCACCGGGCCGAAGCGCTGCCGGTAGCGAAAGTCCTGGAACTGGTGCGGGAATAG
- a CDS encoding DUF4242 domain-containing protein, which translates to MPKYIIERDLPGAGSLTEEQLQGISQTSCGVLQEMGPSIQWVHSYVTGDKVFCVYVAPNEEMIREHAKQGGFPANAVREVKTMIDPVTAE; encoded by the coding sequence ATGCCAAAGTACATTATTGAACGGGACCTCCCGGGAGCCGGGAGCCTGACCGAGGAACAACTTCAGGGAATTTCCCAGACGTCCTGCGGGGTACTGCAGGAGATGGGCCCGAGCATCCAATGGGTACACAGCTACGTAACCGGAGACAAGGTTTTCTGCGTCTACGTGGCCCCCAACGAGGAGATGATTCGGGAGCACGCAAAACAAGGGGGGTTCCCGGCTAACGCCGTGCGGGAAGTCAAAACGATGATCGACCCGGTTACCGCCGAGTAA
- a CDS encoding vanadium-dependent haloperoxidase: MKPSRRHPIPFCIFVLALLFGCADKEVQPEDYSPEMAIQWNDRIMELAVEKDGLLTLNGVRTEAIAFTAAHNALNAIHPVYETYHFSGSLPDANPSAAVAQALYEVTAASFPDQQEQIRGWLGEVLDTIPEGAAREAGIQMGKEAAKALLEMRQADQWNGEAEYTWHPMAPGVYAEFNEHSGTPEGFVFGAGWARAEPFLLESPDQFRSPPPPDIASDAYTAAFNEVKSVGSESSDTRTKDQAHLAMWWKDFVENSHNRLARQLVAAEGLNLWETVRSMALLNMTVYDAYVNVFDNKFHYNHWRPYTAIRWAANDENPDTEPDEEWNNLHRHTYAFPSYPSAHGSASSAAMRVLSETLGTGDDYAFTMRTVQVDSAGPFSGKMTMDPPVRSFSSFTEAGLEAAMSRVYLGIHFRYDSEEGHRLGNAIGDYANDNFLRPLPR; encoded by the coding sequence ATGAAACCATCCAGACGTCACCCCATTCCTTTCTGCATCTTCGTCCTGGCCCTCCTTTTTGGATGCGCGGATAAGGAGGTGCAACCCGAAGATTATTCGCCCGAGATGGCCATTCAATGGAATGACCGGATTATGGAACTGGCCGTGGAAAAAGACGGGCTCTTGACGCTTAACGGCGTACGCACCGAAGCCATTGCTTTTACGGCGGCACACAATGCGCTCAATGCCATCCACCCCGTATATGAAACGTACCATTTTTCCGGGTCGCTCCCGGATGCCAACCCATCTGCGGCCGTAGCCCAGGCGCTGTATGAGGTGACGGCAGCCAGTTTTCCGGACCAGCAGGAACAGATCCGGGGCTGGCTGGGGGAGGTGCTGGATACGATCCCGGAGGGTGCTGCCCGGGAGGCCGGCATCCAAATGGGAAAGGAAGCCGCCAAAGCCCTGCTGGAGATGCGGCAGGCGGACCAGTGGAACGGGGAGGCCGAATATACCTGGCACCCCATGGCCCCGGGCGTTTACGCGGAGTTTAACGAGCATAGCGGCACCCCGGAGGGATTTGTTTTCGGGGCCGGCTGGGCCCGGGCCGAACCCTTCCTGTTGGAGTCCCCGGACCAGTTCCGGTCGCCTCCGCCTCCGGATATCGCTTCGGATGCCTACACGGCTGCCTTTAACGAGGTAAAATCCGTGGGAAGTGAATCCAGCGATACCCGTACGAAAGACCAGGCGCATCTGGCTATGTGGTGGAAGGATTTTGTGGAAAATTCGCATAACCGGCTGGCCAGGCAGTTGGTCGCTGCGGAAGGCCTGAACCTGTGGGAAACGGTCCGCAGCATGGCCCTGCTGAACATGACCGTCTACGATGCCTATGTGAACGTATTCGACAACAAGTTCCACTACAACCACTGGCGCCCCTATACGGCGATCCGATGGGCCGCCAACGATGAAAACCCGGATACGGAACCCGACGAGGAGTGGAACAACCTGCACCGGCATACCTATGCCTTCCCATCCTACCCTTCGGCCCATGGCTCTGCGAGTTCCGCAGCCATGCGCGTCCTTTCCGAAACCCTGGGAACCGGAGACGACTACGCCTTTACCATGCGCACCGTACAGGTGGACAGCGCCGGGCCATTTTCCGGGAAAATGACCATGGACCCGCCCGTGCGATCCTTTTCTTCCTTTACCGAGGCGGGTTTGGAAGCGGCCATGTCCAGGGTGTACCTGGGCATCCACTTCCGGTACGATTCGGAGGAAGGCCACCGGCTGGGCAATGCTATCGGGGATTATGCAAATGACAATTTTTTGAGGCCGTTGCCGCGTTAA